Below is a window of Streptomyces sp. ITFR-16 DNA.
GTCCATCGTGAACGCTATGTCGCCCTGGCTGGTCTTGAGCGACATGGTGTACTTCGACTTCTTGTCGATCTTCATCGCGGGCTCGGGCGCGCTCTTCTCGCTCGCCGAGGGCGACGGCTCGGCGGACGGGCTCTGGCTCGCCGCCGCGTCGGCCTTGTCGCTCTTCTTGCCGTCGTCGCCGCTGGTGGCGAAGTACGTGGCACCACCGATGACCGCCACCACGGCCACGGCCGAGGCGATGACGATCGTCAGCCGCCGGTTCCGGCGCCGGGCCTCCTCCCGGCGCTGCTGCTGCCGCTCGAATTTCTCCCTGGCGAGCTGCCGCCGCCGCTGATCGCTGCTGACCACCGGGTGATCTCCTTGTACGTCGTGTGATCGGGCCTGGGTTGCCCCGTACCGTATATGGGTTAGCTGTGGAATGAGGAGCGCCGGTAGGCTCTGAACTGCTGCGACCTCGCAGCCGCCCTCTCGTCGGACGACCATTAAGGACGATCGTGCTGATTGCCGGGTTCCCCGCCGGGGCCTGGGGGACCAACTGTTACCTGGTCGCCCCCGCCGCAGGCGAGGAGTGCGTGATCATCGACCCGGGCCACCAGGCCACCGCAGGGGTCGAGGAAGCGCTGAAGAAGCATCGGCTGAAGCCCGTCGCCGTCGTCCTCACCCACGGGCACATCGACCACGTCGCCTCGGTCGTCCCGGTGTGCGGCGCGCACGACGTCCCCGCCTGGATCCACCCCGAGGACCGGTACATGATGAGCGACCCGGAGAAGGCACTCGGCCGCTCCATCGGGATGCCGCTCATGGGCGAGCTGACGGTGGGGGAGCCGGACGACGTCAAGGAGCTGAGCGACGGCGCCCGGCTGCTGCTGGCGGGCATGGAGTTCGGCGTCTCGCATGCGCCCGGCCATACCAAGGGGTCGGTGACGTTCAGGATGCCCGAGGCCGCGGATGTCCCGCAGGTCCTCTTCTCGGGCGACCTGCTCTTCGCCGGCTCCGTCGGACGCACCGACCTGCCCGGCGGCGACCACGCCGAGCTCCTCGAGTCGCTGGCCCGTGTGTGCCTGCCGCTCGACGACTCGACCGTGGTGCTGTCCGGCCACGGCCCCCAGACGACCATCGGCCGCGAGCGCGCCACCAACCCGTATCTGAGCGGTATGGCCGCGCCCCGACGAGGAATGTGACGAGAGCGACATCGTGAGCACCTTCAAGGCCCCCAAGGGCACGTACGACCTGACCCCGCCCGACTCCGCGAAGTACCTCGCGGTGCGCGAGGCGATCTCCGCTCCGCTGAAGAACTCCGGTTACGGATACATCGAGACGCCCGGCTTCGAGGACGTCGCCCTGTTCTCCCGCGGTGTCGGTGAGTCCACCGACATCGTGACCAAGGAGATGTACACCCTCACCACCAAGGGCGGCTCCGAGCTGGCGCTGCGCCCCGAGGGCACCGCGTCCGTCCTGCGCGCCGCCCTGGAGGCCAACCTCCACAAGCTCGGCAACCTCCCGGTCAAGCTCTGGTACTCCGGCTCGTACTACCGCTACGAGCGCCCGCAGAAGGGCCGCTACCGCCACTTCTCGCAGGTCGGTGCCGAGGCGATCGGCGCCGAGGACCCGGTCCTGGACGCCGAGCTGATCATCCTGGCCGACCAGGCGTACCGTGCCCTGGGCCTGCGCGAGTTCCGCATCCTGCTGAACTCGCTGGGCGACAAGGAGTGCCGCCCCGTCTACCGCGACGCGCTCCAGGGCTTCCTGCGCGAGCTGGACCTGGACGAGGAGACCCGCCGCCGCATCGAGATCAACCCGCTGCGGGTCCTCGACGACAAGCGCCCCGAGGTCCAGCGGCAGCTCACCGGAGCCCCGGTGCTGCGCGACTACCTGTGCGACGCCTGCAAGGCGTACCACGAGGAGGTCCGGGACCTGCTCAACGAGGCGGGGGTCGTCTACGAGGACGACGAGAAGCTCGTCCGCGGTCTCGACTACTACACCCGCACCACCTTCGAGTTCGTCCACGACGGACTCGGCTCCCAGTCGGCGGTGGGCGGCGGCGGCCGCTACGACGGCCTCTCCGAGATGATCGGCGGCCCGGCGCTCCCGTCGGTCGGCTGGGCCCTCGGCGTGGACCGCACCGTGCTCGCCCTGGAGGCGGAGGGCATCGAGCTCGAACTCCCCTCCACCACCAGCGTCTTCGCCGTCCCGCTCGGCGAGGAGGCGCGCCGGGTCCTGTTCGGCGTCGTCACACAGCTGCGCCGTGAGGGGGTGGCCGCGGACTTCGCGTTCGGGGGCCGCGGGCTCAAGGGCGCGATGAAGAGCGCCAACCGCTCGGGCGCCCGGTTCACGATCGTGGCCGGCGAACGCGATCTGGCCGAGGGGCTCGTCCAGCTCAAGGACATGGAGTCCGGCGAGCAGTCGCCCGTACCCCTGTCCGAGGTGGCCGAGACGGTGCGGACGCGCCTGGTGTGAACACCCGGGTCGCGGGCGGGCCTTGACGCCCGCCCGCGACCGGTGCGCACAGGTCGCGGGCGTCAATCCGGTGCACGCCGATTCATCCGGCCGGGCGGTTTCGGCCGGGCGGTCCCACTGACGCCGCACGGAGCGATCGGCCCCCTCGTCACAGCGGCCACAGCCCCGCGCCTCCCTTCCGGAGGCGCGTTTTTATGCGCATCGAACGGAAGCGCGGTGGAAGGTTGCGGCACAATGACCGTGCCCCAGCAGGCCACTCACTGACGGAACGGCGATATGACGACTGCAGCGGTTGACCATCCCTCCTTCGACCAGGACGAGGACGGCGGGAAGCGGACCACCGGCGGCAGTCGCGCGCTGGCACTGCTGCTGATGATCACGGGCGCTGCCGGACTCCTCGCCGCATGGGTCATCACGATCGACAAGTTCAAGCTGCTGGAGGACCCCGGCTTCGTCCCGGGCTGCAGCCTGAACCCGGTGGTGGCCTGCGGCAACATCATGAAGAGCGAGCAGGCGTCCGCCTTCGGCTTCCCCAACCCGATGCTGGGGCTCGCCACTTACCCCGTGATCATCGGCATCGGGCTGGCCCTGCTCGCCGGGGCCCGCTTCCGCGACTGGTACTGGCTCGGCATGAACGCCGGCACGCTGTTCGGCGTCGGTTTCTGCACCTGGCTGCAGTACCAGTCGCTCTACAGCATCGGCTCGCTCTGCCTGTGGTGCTGCCTGGCCTGGGTCGCCACGATCTTCATGTTCTGCTACATCACCACGCACAACATCAAGCACCGGATCATCCCGGCGCCGAACTGGCTGCGCAACGGCCTCACCGAGTTCCACTGGGTGCCCCCGGTGCTGTGGATCGGGATCATCGGCATGCTGATCCTGACCCGCTGGTGGGACTTCTGGACCAGCTGACCGGCGCCTTCGCCGCAGCTCCGGCCACCGGCCCGGCGGCGATGTCAGTGCGGTGACATAGGCTTCGAAACGTGGAGCCCGACCTCTTTACCGCAGCAGCCGAAGACCGCCAGGAGAAGGACCCGTCCAGCAGCCCCCTCGCTGTCCGGATGCGTCCGCGTACCCTCGACGAGGTCGTCGGCCAGCAGCATCTGCTCAAGCCGGGCTCGCCGCTGCGCCGCCTCGTCGGCGAGGGGAGCGGGGGACCGGCCGGCCCCTCCTCGGTGATCCTCTGGGGCCCGCCCGGCATCGGGAAGACGACTCTGGCGTACGTGGTCAGCAAGGCCACCAACAAGCGCTTCGTCGAGCTCTCCGCGATCACCGCGGGCGTCAAGGAAGTGCGGGCCGTGATCGAGGGCGCCCGCCGCGCCACCGGCGGCTACGGCAAGGAGACCGTCCTCTTCCTGGACGAGATCCACCGCTTCTCCAAGGCCCAGCAGGACTCGCTGCTGCCGGCCGTGGAGAACCGCTGGGTGACGCTCATCGCCGCGACCACCGAGAACCCCTACTTCTCGATCATCTCCCCGCTGCTCTCGCGCTCCCTGCTGCTGACGCTGGAATCGCTCACCGACGACGACCTGCGCGGACTGCTGCGCCGGGCGCTGACCGACGAGCGCGGCCTCGGCGGCGCGGTGAGCCTGCCCGAGGACGCCGAGGAGCATCTGCTGCGCATCGCCGGCGGTGACGCCCGCCGGGCGCTGACGGCGCTGGAGGCCGCGGCGGGCGCCGCGCTCTCCAAGCACGAGGAGGAGATCACCCTCCTGACGCTGGAGGAGACCGTCGACCGGGCGGCCGTGAAGTACGACCGGGACGGCGACCAGCACTACGACGTGGCGAGCGCGCTGATCAAGTCGATCCGCGGCTCCGACGTGGACGCCGCACTGCACTACCTGGCCCGGATGATCGAGGCGGGGGAGGACCCCCGGTTCATCGCCCGGCGGCTGATGATCTCGGCCAGCGAGGACATCGGCCTTGCGGACCCCACGGCGCTGCCCACCGCGGTCGCGGCGGCCCAGGCCGTCGCGATGATCGGCTTCCCGGAGGCGGCGCTCACCCTCAGCCATGCCACGATCGCCCTGGCGCTGGCACCCAAGTCGAACGCGGCGACGCTGGCGATCTCCGCCGCCCAGGACGATGTGCGCAAGGGGCTGGCCGGCCCGGTCCCGGCCCATCTGCGCGACGGCCACTACAAGGGCGCGGCCAAGCTGGGCCACGCCCAGGGCTACGTCTACCCGCACGATGTGCCCGGCGGCATCGCCGCCCAGCAGTACGCCCCGGACGCCGTCCGCGACAAGCGGTACTACCGGCCCACCCGCTACGGCGCGGAGGCGCGCTACGCGGACGTGGCGGACCGGGTCAGGGAGCGGCTCGGCCGGACGGGCCCCGAGGACGCCAAGGGCACGACGGACACGGCGGAGACGTCCTAGGGCGGTCCGGCCCTCAGTGCGCGGCCGCCTCGAAGAGCCTGTGCATGGCGTAGCTCAGCTCGACGACATCGCGCACGGGCTCGGGGAACTCGAAGCGCGCGTCGAAGCAGGAGCCGCCCTCCGGCTCGCAGAAGCGCACCCGCAGCCCGAGCCGGTCCAGCGCCACGGGCACCACGGCCGGGCGCTGCGCGGCGCAGACCCGGGCGGCCCGCTCGCCGAGCAGTCCGCACAGCGTGTCCAGCTGCTCGCCGTGGGCCGCGTGCAGATGCTGGAGCAGCTCCGCCTCGTGGTCGACGAGCGGGTCGGGCAGCGCGTCCCGGAAGTCCTCCGCGTCCACGCCCTCCACGCCCCACAGGTCGTCGACGTACGCCTCGCCCGTCTCCAGCCGCAGCAGCGTCCGGCCGGGGCCCGCCATGCCGGGCACGCAGGTCAGCCAGCCGCTCACGCGGGCGCGGCCGCGGATACGGTGGGGTACGGCGACGGGGGCGACGTCCGTGATCTCCAGCACGGCCGACAGGTCGTCGTCCTGGGCGTGTGTCGCGGCCCGCACGGCCGGGGACGCGGCGGGGAACTCGAGGAACAGGTCCCCGTCCGGACCGACGCTGCGGGAGAGCGGTGTGAGCTGGTCCGAGCCCGCGCTTTCGAGCCCGGGGATGAGCAGTACCGCCGAGCAGGTACTCTGTACGAGAGTTCGTGTGCGCTCGGCTGCTGACGGCATCCGTGTGTTTTCAAGCCCGCTGGGACGCGGCTGACCACGATCTGATCGGTCCTCCGTCGTATCGACGCCCTCAAGTGCGTCGACGCTGTCAGTGCTGTCCGTGACGTGTGTGGTGTTCCCAGGGCGAGACATGCGATCTCCTTGAGTAAGGTGAGCCTAACCTAACCTACAACGGAGGTCTGGAGAACGTGCCTAATCAGTCGCGTCCCAAGGTCAAGAAGAGCCGCGCGCTCGGCATCGCGCTGACGCCGAAGGCTGTCAAGTACTTCGAGGCCCGCCCCTACCCGCCGGGCGAGCACGGCCGTGGGCGCAAGCAGAACTCGGACTACAAGGTCCGTCTGCTCGAGAAGCAGCGTCTGCGCGCGCAGTACGACATCAGCGAGCGCCAGATGGCGCGCGCCTACGACCGCGCCAAGAAGGCCGAGGGCAAGACGGGCGAGGCGCTGGTCGTCGAGCTCGAGCGCCGCCTCGACGCGCTGGTCCTGCGTTCCGGTATCGCCAAGACGATCTACCAGGCCCGCCAGATGGTCGTCCACGGCCACATCGAGGTCAACGGTGGCAAGGTCGACAAGCCGTCGTTCCGTGTCCGTCCGGACGACATCGTCATGGTCCGCGAGCGCAGCCGCGAGAAGTACCCCTTCCAGGTGGCCCGCGAGGGTGGTTACGACACCGACGGTGAGACCCCGCGCTACCTGCAGGTGAACCTGAAGGCCCTGGCCTTCCGCCTGGACCGGGACCCGAACCGCAAGGAAATCCCCGTGATCTGCGACGAGCAGCTCGTCGTCGAGTACTACGCCCGCTGATCCAGGCGTAGCCGCTCTTCACCGGCGCTCAGGCCCGCCCCTTCCCGATGTCGGGGAGGCGGCGGGCTTTCGCGTTCTCCCCGGCGCCGGCACGGACCCGGGCCGGTCCTCGGCCCCGCCCTCCGCCCCGCCCCGCCGCCCGCCGGGCCGTCCCGTGAGCGCCCTGGCGACCACCGCGTCCGCTCCCAGCTCCCGGCCCGCGCGCAGTCCCGCCGCGTACCGCGCCTCGCCCAG
It encodes the following:
- a CDS encoding MBL fold metallo-hydrolase, yielding MLIAGFPAGAWGTNCYLVAPAAGEECVIIDPGHQATAGVEEALKKHRLKPVAVVLTHGHIDHVASVVPVCGAHDVPAWIHPEDRYMMSDPEKALGRSIGMPLMGELTVGEPDDVKELSDGARLLLAGMEFGVSHAPGHTKGSVTFRMPEAADVPQVLFSGDLLFAGSVGRTDLPGGDHAELLESLARVCLPLDDSTVVLSGHGPQTTIGRERATNPYLSGMAAPRRGM
- a CDS encoding vitamin K epoxide reductase family protein — protein: MTTAAVDHPSFDQDEDGGKRTTGGSRALALLLMITGAAGLLAAWVITIDKFKLLEDPGFVPGCSLNPVVACGNIMKSEQASAFGFPNPMLGLATYPVIIGIGLALLAGARFRDWYWLGMNAGTLFGVGFCTWLQYQSLYSIGSLCLWCCLAWVATIFMFCYITTHNIKHRIIPAPNWLRNGLTEFHWVPPVLWIGIIGMLILTRWWDFWTS
- a CDS encoding replication-associated recombination protein A, with protein sequence MEPDLFTAAAEDRQEKDPSSSPLAVRMRPRTLDEVVGQQHLLKPGSPLRRLVGEGSGGPAGPSSVILWGPPGIGKTTLAYVVSKATNKRFVELSAITAGVKEVRAVIEGARRATGGYGKETVLFLDEIHRFSKAQQDSLLPAVENRWVTLIAATTENPYFSIISPLLSRSLLLTLESLTDDDLRGLLRRALTDERGLGGAVSLPEDAEEHLLRIAGGDARRALTALEAAAGAALSKHEEEITLLTLEETVDRAAVKYDRDGDQHYDVASALIKSIRGSDVDAALHYLARMIEAGEDPRFIARRLMISASEDIGLADPTALPTAVAAAQAVAMIGFPEAALTLSHATIALALAPKSNAATLAISAAQDDVRKGLAGPVPAHLRDGHYKGAAKLGHAQGYVYPHDVPGGIAAQQYAPDAVRDKRYYRPTRYGAEARYADVADRVRERLGRTGPEDAKGTTDTAETS
- the hisS gene encoding histidine--tRNA ligase, which produces MSTFKAPKGTYDLTPPDSAKYLAVREAISAPLKNSGYGYIETPGFEDVALFSRGVGESTDIVTKEMYTLTTKGGSELALRPEGTASVLRAALEANLHKLGNLPVKLWYSGSYYRYERPQKGRYRHFSQVGAEAIGAEDPVLDAELIILADQAYRALGLREFRILLNSLGDKECRPVYRDALQGFLRELDLDEETRRRIEINPLRVLDDKRPEVQRQLTGAPVLRDYLCDACKAYHEEVRDLLNEAGVVYEDDEKLVRGLDYYTRTTFEFVHDGLGSQSAVGGGGRYDGLSEMIGGPALPSVGWALGVDRTVLALEAEGIELELPSTTSVFAVPLGEEARRVLFGVVTQLRREGVAADFAFGGRGLKGAMKSANRSGARFTIVAGERDLAEGLVQLKDMESGEQSPVPLSEVAETVRTRLV
- the rpsD gene encoding 30S ribosomal protein S4, which encodes MPNQSRPKVKKSRALGIALTPKAVKYFEARPYPPGEHGRGRKQNSDYKVRLLEKQRLRAQYDISERQMARAYDRAKKAEGKTGEALVVELERRLDALVLRSGIAKTIYQARQMVVHGHIEVNGGKVDKPSFRVRPDDIVMVRERSREKYPFQVAREGGYDTDGETPRYLQVNLKALAFRLDRDPNRKEIPVICDEQLVVEYYAR
- a CDS encoding DUF2470 domain-containing protein, which produces MPSAAERTRTLVQSTCSAVLLIPGLESAGSDQLTPLSRSVGPDGDLFLEFPAASPAVRAATHAQDDDLSAVLEITDVAPVAVPHRIRGRARVSGWLTCVPGMAGPGRTLLRLETGEAYVDDLWGVEGVDAEDFRDALPDPLVDHEAELLQHLHAAHGEQLDTLCGLLGERAARVCAAQRPAVVPVALDRLGLRVRFCEPEGGSCFDARFEFPEPVRDVVELSYAMHRLFEAAAH